A single region of the Planctomycetota bacterium genome encodes:
- a CDS encoding zinc ribbon domain-containing protein: MALIKCTGCGQEIPDTATACLKCGAPVKPLSLTEAGTKGQSLYDKRIYLAALLSFVLVALSVVGLVIVVISTIAQVSKAGEITPFAVTDIDIIGMIVNSLNYIVGMLVIIFGWLRIGRLTKLGFLTVMSYIGIVTCVLLIPAELLRLLADPNVELIRGLGIAFIMGIQMLIFGISVLPLKRWFGGIATAVAIVNIATGACFITVICSPIGFIGLIVMTVVEIILLFKASKKLAVTGEKE; the protein is encoded by the coding sequence ATGGCGCTGATAAAATGCACTGGATGCGGGCAGGAAATACCCGATACGGCAACGGCCTGTTTGAAATGCGGAGCTCCGGTCAAACCCCTTTCATTAACAGAGGCTGGAACCAAAGGTCAATCCCTATACGACAAGAGGATATACCTGGCCGCGTTGCTCTCTTTCGTTTTGGTTGCTCTCAGCGTGGTGGGTTTAGTAATAGTGGTTATAAGCACTATCGCTCAAGTTTCAAAAGCGGGGGAAATCACGCCATTTGCGGTAACCGACATTGATATTATAGGCATGATTGTAAACAGCCTTAATTATATCGTCGGAATGCTGGTGATTATCTTTGGCTGGCTTAGGATCGGGCGACTGACCAAATTGGGTTTCCTGACCGTAATGTCTTATATTGGCATAGTTACCTGTGTTCTTCTTATTCCGGCAGAGTTGCTCAGATTGCTGGCCGACCCGAACGTGGAATTAATCCGGGGATTAGGCATAGCGTTTATTATGGGGATACAGATGCTGATATTCGGCATCAGCGTCCTGCCCCTAAAACGGTGGTTTGGGGGGATAGCCACCGCCGTCGCAATAGTCAATATTGCCACCGGAGCCTGTTTTATAACCGTTATCTGTTCGCCCATCGGGTTTATCGGACTGATTGTCATGACCGTGGTGGAAATAATCCTGCTCTTTAAGGCGTCAAAGAAACTGGCCGTCACGGGGGAGAAGGAATAA
- a CDS encoding DUF1570 domain-containing protein → MRYFGYVIIALLAILSGRVHAAPQDDTKPWADCKTKVSEEIAGYRYAEAVTLLEDFLRTGKNEKSQREANEYLEDLKGEQAVFQKLINSFKGDDARSVEFSLGKRKVTITKADAIGLEGKSEGGDYNKKWPDISTAFVFDLFPGDLEGLERFYLGVWCYNHYLSAEGDKTLIAWLEANPEEKPRLDRFLCRYKNISLPAGGFTECKGRLVLSEDKPHLEKGLIKYKGKWLTFEEVMKARGLIKFMDSWVTLAEKSKLEQEIKALEQVRKKFAPKGVIDKPGADSEPLAWAKARTKKTDHYLVKTNLSADALEDICFLMECLDYKAQQIFKLTLKTAPFNINYYRTKEEYVANGGPGDAGGCYGVDEFGPQIKGYYDPPDNVMVLMHEGTHRFVHLACGSYSAETPIWISEGLATYFECSKYDGAVLRTNLVNNARLGNIKQLISGKKAQRLEDFINIKQEEFELDQYAQAWSLVYFFINYNDGQYAKLFDTYFGSIKKKGLNAMADNKTHLKMFEEAFKVKCEVLEKQWVDYIMKLEPAPEPEEETPPEEKE, encoded by the coding sequence ATGCGATATTTCGGTTATGTTATTATTGCCCTTCTGGCCATCCTGTCCGGCCGCGTCCATGCCGCGCCCCAGGACGATACCAAACCCTGGGCCGACTGTAAAACCAAGGTGTCAGAGGAAATAGCCGGTTATCGCTACGCCGAGGCCGTCACGTTGCTCGAGGATTTCCTCAGGACCGGAAAGAACGAAAAAAGCCAAAGGGAGGCCAACGAATACCTGGAAGATCTCAAGGGTGAGCAGGCCGTGTTCCAGAAGCTGATAAACAGTTTCAAGGGCGACGATGCCAGGTCAGTCGAGTTTTCTTTAGGCAAGCGTAAGGTGACTATCACCAAGGCCGACGCTATTGGGCTGGAAGGCAAGTCCGAAGGCGGCGACTATAATAAAAAATGGCCTGATATCTCTACCGCATTCGTATTCGATTTATTCCCAGGCGACCTGGAAGGTCTGGAGCGTTTCTATCTGGGCGTCTGGTGCTATAACCACTATCTTTCAGCCGAGGGCGACAAGACTCTGATTGCCTGGCTCGAGGCCAACCCCGAGGAAAAACCTCGCCTGGACCGGTTCCTGTGCCGTTATAAAAACATATCCCTGCCGGCCGGCGGATTTACCGAGTGCAAAGGCCGGTTGGTGCTGTCCGAAGACAAACCTCACCTGGAAAAGGGCCTGATTAAATACAAAGGTAAGTGGCTGACCTTTGAAGAAGTGATGAAGGCCCGGGGCCTGATAAAATTCATGGACAGCTGGGTGACGCTGGCTGAAAAGTCCAAACTGGAGCAGGAAATCAAGGCGCTGGAGCAGGTCCGAAAGAAATTCGCGCCCAAGGGAGTGATTGACAAGCCCGGCGCGGATTCGGAACCGCTGGCCTGGGCCAAGGCCCGGACCAAAAAGACCGACCATTACCTGGTCAAGACCAACCTTTCAGCCGACGCTCTGGAGGATATCTGTTTCCTGATGGAATGCTTGGACTACAAGGCCCAGCAGATATTCAAGCTCACTCTCAAGACTGCGCCCTTCAACATCAATTACTACCGGACCAAGGAAGAATACGTTGCCAACGGCGGGCCCGGTGACGCGGGCGGCTGTTATGGCGTTGACGAATTCGGCCCCCAGATAAAGGGCTATTACGACCCGCCGGACAATGTCATGGTTCTGATGCACGAAGGAACACACCGGTTTGTCCACCTGGCCTGCGGCTCTTACAGCGCGGAGACGCCCATCTGGATCAGCGAGGGTCTGGCCACCTATTTCGAATGCAGCAAATACGACGGCGCCGTCCTGCGCACCAATCTGGTCAACAACGCCCGGCTGGGCAACATCAAGCAACTCATTTCCGGGAAAAAGGCCCAGCGCCTCGAGGACTTCATCAACATCAAGCAGGAAGAATTTGAACTGGACCAGTATGCCCAGGCCTGGAGCCTGGTCTATTTCTTCATCAACTACAACGACGGCCAGTATGCCAAGCTGTTCGACACCTATTTCGGGTCGATAAAGAAAAAGGGCCTGAACGCCATGGCCGACAACAAGACCCACCTTAAGATGTTCGAGGAGGCCTTCAAGGTCAAATGCGAGGTGCTGGAAAAGCAGTGGGTTGATTACATAATGAAACTGGAGCCGGCGCCGGAACCGGAGGAAGAAACCCCGCCGGAGGAGAAGGAATAA
- a CDS encoding DNA polymerase III subunit alpha, which yields MTTKSEFVHLHTHSHYSLLDGACTVDTLIDEAKRQGMPALALTDHGNLFGAIEFYQTALKNGLNPIVGYEAYVAPGSRKDKKITGNTTESAYHLTLLAKNDAGYHNLIKLASSAYLEGFYRKPRIDKEILAQYKNGLIALSGCLHSEINHLVLEDKAESALKAAMQYKDIFGEDFYLEVQQHRISEQLKAINGLMEINQKTGIPLVATNDIHYLRREDRPAHDILLCISTNKKITDPTRMRFSTDEFYFKSVEEMKQLFSEIPESIKNTVAIAGKCNLYLNLKDKHMPSFKPPDNKTSINYIKELCAKGIQMRYPALGAINIDTADAKLPVIHRLREELNIIEKKGLIDYFLVVWDFVRFGKEHKVSIGPGRGSSAGSLLAYVLGITDIDPLKYDLLFERFLNPGRYDPPDIDIDFSQAGRESVINYVKDKYGRENVSQIITFGTMKARAAVRDVGRVMDIPLFEVDRIAKKLGNFMSLKESIKADAELKEAAEKQKRIKELFDISMRLEGLSRHASTHAAGVVIADKPLDNYVPLYSSGGVETTQYTMESLQAIGLLKVDLLGIVTLDIIDRCLELVEQNLAVKININSLPTDDKKTYELLAQSETKGVFQLESAGMRDILQKLKPTKFEDIIAILALYRPGPLQSGLVDNYIRTRHHPSEIGYVDKSLEPLLKETNGIILYQEQVMRIANRIGGFTPSESDDLRKAMGKKIPAIMQEYRDKFVSGAVKNTISKTTAEKIFEMMEYFGGYGFNKSHSTAYAMTSYRTAYLKANYPVEFLAAVMTYNKDDTDKLLEYLEECKRLDIKVIPPDINRSFSDFTVQGNDIIFGLSAVKNVGAKAVGFIVETRTKAGPFKHIYDFCERVDLRHVDKSVIEALIKCGAMDELLKIPSEKKTNRNRLLKGMEQVISITNQHQLDRRQGQMNLLQANNKDASYQYPPLPDEPELPEEEILRYEKESLGFYVSGHPLVKYANMLQELSSLTISHLLTKTPPIEEVKLCGIISQLQTKIAKGQKDGQKMVFFKLRDLSGVVDAVIYSQELQTYRHLIQENKIICLKGKFDSRKGEPIIKVKEAAAIENAYDLMPNFVVIDISLTGLDDDVIYGLRDILLAHPGNCQVILRMKTTENDIAMTKASNNYSVSISPRFREDVIELLGQDVIKFSID from the coding sequence ATGACCACGAAGAGCGAATTTGTCCATCTACATACGCACAGCCACTACAGCCTGCTGGACGGCGCCTGCACGGTGGATACCCTGATTGACGAGGCCAAACGCCAGGGCATGCCGGCCCTGGCCCTGACCGACCACGGGAATCTCTTCGGCGCCATTGAGTTCTACCAGACCGCCCTCAAAAACGGCCTCAATCCCATCGTGGGCTATGAGGCCTATGTCGCCCCGGGCTCACGCAAGGATAAGAAAATAACCGGTAATACCACCGAGTCGGCCTACCATCTCACCCTGCTGGCCAAGAACGACGCCGGTTACCATAACCTGATTAAGCTGGCCTCCAGCGCCTATCTGGAAGGGTTCTACCGCAAGCCCAGGATTGACAAGGAAATCCTGGCCCAATATAAGAACGGGCTGATTGCCTTAAGCGGCTGCCTGCATTCCGAGATTAACCACCTGGTGCTGGAGGACAAGGCCGAGTCGGCGCTCAAGGCGGCCATGCAATACAAGGATATCTTTGGCGAAGATTTTTACCTGGAGGTCCAACAGCATCGCATCTCCGAACAGCTCAAGGCCATCAACGGGCTGATGGAAATCAACCAGAAGACCGGCATACCGCTGGTGGCCACCAACGACATCCATTACCTGCGCCGGGAAGACCGGCCGGCTCACGATATCCTGCTGTGCATCTCGACCAACAAGAAGATAACCGATCCGACCCGGATGCGCTTTTCCACCGATGAGTTCTATTTTAAGTCCGTCGAGGAGATGAAGCAGCTCTTTTCCGAGATACCCGAATCCATCAAGAATACCGTGGCCATTGCCGGCAAGTGCAATCTCTATCTCAACCTGAAGGATAAGCATATGCCCAGCTTTAAGCCGCCGGATAACAAGACCAGTATCAATTATATCAAAGAATTGTGCGCTAAGGGAATCCAAATGCGCTATCCGGCCCTGGGCGCAATCAACATAGATACGGCTGATGCCAAACTGCCGGTGATTCACCGGCTCAGGGAAGAACTGAACATCATTGAGAAGAAAGGGCTGATAGATTATTTCCTGGTGGTCTGGGATTTCGTCCGGTTCGGCAAGGAGCATAAGGTGTCCATCGGCCCGGGCCGGGGTTCGTCAGCCGGGAGTCTGCTGGCCTATGTCCTGGGCATCACCGATATTGACCCGCTGAAATACGACCTGCTCTTCGAGCGGTTCCTGAATCCGGGACGGTATGACCCGCCGGATATCGATATTGATTTCAGTCAGGCCGGCCGGGAGAGCGTGATAAATTACGTCAAGGATAAATACGGCCGGGAAAATGTCTCCCAGATAATTACTTTCGGAACCATGAAGGCCCGGGCCGCGGTGCGCGACGTCGGCCGGGTCATGGATATCCCGCTGTTCGAGGTGGACCGGATTGCCAAGAAACTGGGTAACTTCATGTCGCTCAAGGAATCCATCAAGGCCGATGCGGAGCTGAAAGAAGCGGCCGAGAAGCAGAAGCGCATCAAGGAGTTGTTTGATATTTCCATGCGGCTGGAAGGACTGTCCCGGCACGCGTCAACCCACGCAGCCGGCGTGGTCATTGCCGACAAGCCGCTGGATAATTACGTGCCGCTCTATTCCTCAGGCGGTGTGGAAACCACCCAATACACCATGGAATCCTTACAGGCCATCGGCCTCTTGAAGGTCGACCTGCTGGGAATTGTGACGCTGGATATCATTGACCGGTGCCTGGAACTGGTGGAACAGAACCTGGCCGTAAAAATAAACATCAATTCCCTGCCCACGGATGACAAGAAGACCTACGAGCTGCTGGCCCAGTCAGAAACCAAGGGCGTGTTCCAGCTGGAATCGGCCGGCATGCGTGACATCCTGCAGAAACTCAAGCCGACCAAGTTCGAGGACATCATTGCCATCCTGGCGCTCTACCGGCCCGGCCCGCTGCAGAGCGGACTGGTGGATAACTATATCCGCACCCGGCACCATCCGTCCGAGATAGGTTACGTGGACAAGTCGCTCGAGCCGCTGCTGAAGGAGACCAACGGCATCATCCTGTACCAGGAACAGGTGATGAGGATTGCCAACCGCATCGGCGGATTCACGCCGTCCGAAAGCGACGACCTGCGCAAGGCCATGGGCAAAAAGATTCCCGCGATTATGCAGGAATACCGCGATAAATTCGTCAGCGGCGCAGTCAAGAATACCATCTCCAAGACCACGGCCGAGAAGATATTCGAGATGATGGAGTATTTCGGCGGCTACGGATTCAACAAGTCGCATTCCACGGCCTATGCCATGACTTCTTACCGAACCGCTTATCTCAAGGCCAATTACCCGGTGGAATTCCTGGCCGCGGTCATGACCTATAACAAGGACGATACGGACAAGCTCCTGGAATATCTTGAAGAATGCAAGCGGCTGGATATCAAGGTGATTCCGCCGGACATCAACCGGAGTTTTTCGGATTTCACGGTTCAGGGCAATGATATTATTTTCGGCCTGAGCGCGGTCAAGAACGTGGGCGCCAAGGCCGTCGGCTTCATTGTCGAAACACGGACCAAGGCCGGCCCTTTCAAGCACATCTATGACTTCTGCGAGCGGGTTGACCTGCGGCACGTGGATAAATCAGTCATTGAAGCCCTGATTAAATGCGGGGCCATGGACGAACTACTGAAAATACCATCAGAGAAAAAAACCAACCGCAACCGATTGCTCAAGGGGATGGAGCAGGTTATTAGCATCACCAACCAGCACCAGCTGGACCGGCGCCAAGGGCAGATGAATCTCCTGCAGGCCAATAACAAAGATGCCTCATACCAGTATCCGCCTTTACCGGACGAGCCGGAACTGCCGGAAGAGGAAATCCTGCGTTATGAGAAGGAAAGCCTGGGATTCTACGTCAGCGGCCATCCGCTGGTGAAATATGCGAACATGCTCCAGGAATTATCGTCGCTGACTATCAGCCATTTGCTTACCAAAACCCCGCCCATAGAAGAGGTCAAACTCTGCGGGATTATCTCGCAACTCCAGACCAAGATAGCCAAAGGACAGAAAGACGGCCAGAAAATGGTTTTCTTCAAATTGAGAGACCTCTCGGGCGTGGTTGACGCGGTCATCTATTCGCAGGAACTCCAAACCTACCGCCATCTGATTCAGGAGAACAAGATTATCTGCCTCAAGGGCAAATTTGATTCCCGCAAAGGCGAACCGATTATCAAGGTCAAAGAAGCGGCGGCCATTGAAAACGCCTATGACCTGATGCCTAATTTCGTGGTGATTGATATTTCCTTGACCGGGCTGGATGACGATGTTATTTATGGCTTAAGAGATATCCTGCTGGCCCATCCGGGCAATTGCCAGGTGATATTGCGCATGAAAACCACGGAGAACGATATCGCCATGACTAAGGCATCCAATAATTATTCCGTTTCCATCTCGCCCAGGTTCCGGGAGGATGTGATTGAATTATTGGGGCAGGATGTGATTAAATTCAGTATAGATTAG